A genomic region of Arachis stenosperma cultivar V10309 chromosome 9, arast.V10309.gnm1.PFL2, whole genome shotgun sequence contains the following coding sequences:
- the LOC130949731 gene encoding uncharacterized protein LOC130949731, with product MVTTSDQEDEDKQSKLSQQPEDNSTEEEDRDHEEPEISQQELLKLYAPFPQLLNGAVGKRIYSRFLDLFASLHVNIPFIKAIQQMPAFIKYMKELLPRKSSLKGGQTIVLNKECSALIQPELPAKRKDPGSFHIPCAIGETMFNRALCDLGVSINLLPLSLVKRLQINEIMPTDVVIRLADNTQKQAIGVVENVLLKVGKYFLPTDFVILDMEESHTHPIILGRPFLAIARALIDVDQGELILRIHNERLSFNIFKFSQEADQEHKEPSKDHNEMLKEEASTEAHPTYLETPLVDKQGKQQPPQLKEKLEEPKPLEGCEDNIKTPLEEEVIKSKAISKDTRKKVPRRWRNKKIPTEDFFPGDRVISAYIPDIPPNLPTVPSQLPKVFTINRVLSLEHVEIIDTTNGYKSTARGEDFKHYQPP from the coding sequence ATGGTCACTACAAGTGATCAAGAGGATGAAGACAAGCAAAGCAAACTCTCCCAACAACCTGAAGACAACTCAACAGAGGAGGAGGATAGAGATCATGAAGAACCAGAAATCTCACAACAAGAGTTGCTTAAGCTCTATGCACCATTTCCCCAACTGCTCAATGGTGCTGTggggaagagaatatactcaagGTTCCTAGACTTGTTTGCATCTCTGCATGTGAACATACCATTCATCAAGGCCATCCAACAAATGCCTGCATTCATCAAGTATATGAAGGAACTTCTTCCCAGGAAAAGCTCACTCAAAGGAGGCCAAACTATAGTGTTGaacaaggaatgtagtgccCTTATTCAACCTGAGTTGCCTGCAAAAAGaaaagacccagggagttttcacatcccctgtgccataggagaaacaatgTTCAATAGAGCACTCTGTGATTTGGGGGTAAGCATCAACTTACTGCCATTATCCTTGGTAAAGAGGCTGCAGATCAATGAGATAATGCCCACAGATGTGGTCATTAGACTGGCTGACAATACTCAAAAgcaagcaataggagtggtGGAAAATGTGTTGCTAAAGGTTGGGAAATACTTTCTCCCAACAGACTTTGTCATCCTGGATATGGAAGAGAGTCACACTCACCCAATCATAttgggaagacccttcctagctatagccagagcactcatagatgtggaTCAAGGGGAGCTAATATTGAGGATCCATAATGAACGACTCAGCTTTAATATCTTCAAATTCTCACAAGAAGCAGACCAAGAGCACAAGGAACCAAGCAAAGATCATAATGAGAtgttgaaggaggaagcaagcacTGAAGCACACCCAACCTATCTGGAGACCCCTTTGGTTGATAAACAAGGGAAACAGCAACCACCACAGCTCAAGGAAAAGTTGGAGGAACCTAAACCTCTAGAGGGATGTGAAGACAACATCAAAACCCCCTTAGAGGAAGAAGTCATCAAGAGCAAGGCAATATCAAAAGACACAAGGAAGAAGGTACCAAGGAGGTGGAGGAACAAAAAGATCCCTACGGAAGACTTTTTTCCAGGGGATAGAGTGATCTCAGCTTACATCCCAGATATCCCCCCTAATCTCCCCACTGTACCATCTCAGTTACCTAAAGTCTTCACAATCAACAGAGTTCTTTCCCTGGAACATGTAGAGATCATTGATACAACCAATGGATACAAGTCCACAGCAAGAGGGGAGGACTTCAAGCATTACCAACCACCCTAA
- the LOC130949732 gene encoding uncharacterized protein LOC130949732, protein MVTTSDQEDEDKQSKLSQQPEDNSTEEEDRDHEEPEISQQELLKLYAPFPQLLNGAVGKRIYSRFLDLFASLHVNIPFIKAIKQMPAFIKYMKELLPRKSSLKGGQTIVLNKECRALIQPELPAKRKDPGSFHIPCAIGETMFNRALCDLGASINLLPLSLVKRLQINEIMPTDVIIRLADKTQKQAIGVVENVLLKVGKYFLPTDFVILDMEESHTHPIILGRPFLATARALIDVEQGELILRIHNERLSFNIFKFSQEADQEHKEPSKDHNEMLKEEASTEAHPTHLETPLIDKQGKQQPPQLKEKLEEPKPLEGCEDNIKTPLEEEVIKSKAISKDTRKKVPRRWRNKKIPTEDFFPGDRVISAYIPDIPPNLPTVPSQLPKVFTINRVLSLEHVEIIDTTNGYKSTARGEDFKHYQPP, encoded by the coding sequence ATGGTCACTACAAGTGATCAAGAGGATGAAGACAAGCAAAGCAAACTCTCCCAACAACCTGAAGACAACTCAACAGAGGAGGAGGATAGAGATCATGAAGAACCAGAAATCTCACAACAAGAGTTGCTTAAGCTCTATGCACCATTTCCCCAACTGCTCAATGGTGCTGTTgggaagagaatatactcaagGTTCCTAGACTTGTTTGCATCTCTGCATGTGAACATACCATTCATCAAGGCCATCAAACAAATGCCTGCATTCATCAAGTATATGAAGGAACTTCTTCCCCGGAAAAGCTCACTCAAAGGAGGCCAAACTATAGTGTTGAACAAGGAATGTAGGGCCCTTATTCAACCTGAGTTGCCTGCAAAAAGaaaagacccagggagttttcacatcccctgtgccataggagaaacaatgTTCAATAGAGCACTCTGTGATTTGggggcaagcatcaacttacTGCCATTATCCTTGGTAAAGAGGCTGCAGATCAATGAGATAATGCCCACAGATGTGATCATTAGACTGGCTGACAAGACTCAAAAgcaagcaataggagtggtGGAAAATGTGTTGCTAAAGGTTGGGAAATACTTTCTCCCAACAGACTTTGTCATCCTGGATATGGAAGAGAGTCACACTCACCCAATCATAttgggaagacccttcctagctacagccagagcactcatagatgtggaGCAAGGGGAGCTAATATTGAGGATCCATAATGAACGACTCAGCTTTAATATCTTCAAATTCTCACAAGAAGCAGACCAAGAGCACAAGGAACCAAGCAAAGATCATAATGAGAtgttgaaggaggaagcaagcacTGAAGCACACCCAACCCATCTGGAGACCCCTTTGATTGATAAACAAGGGAAACAGCAACCACCACAGCTCAAGGAAAAGTTGGAGGAACCTAAACCTCTAGAGGGATGTGAAGACAACATCAAAACCCCCTTAGAGGAAGAAGTCATCAAGAGCAAGGCAATATCAAAAGACACAAGGAAGAAGGTACCAAGGAGGTGGAGGAACAAAAAGATCCCTACGGAAGACTTTTTTCCAGGGGATAGAGTGATCTCAGCTTACATCCCAGATATCCCCCCTAATCTCCCCACTGTACCATCTCAGTTACCTAAAGTCTTCACAATCAACAGAGTTCTTTCCCTGGAACATGTAGAGATCATTGATACAACCAATGGATACAAGTCCACAGCAAGAGGGGAGGACTTCAAGCATTACCAACCACCCTAA